Genomic DNA from Plodia interpunctella isolate USDA-ARS_2022_Savannah chromosome 23, ilPloInte3.2, whole genome shotgun sequence:
CTTTTCAAATACCTTGCTTAATACGGGTAATATGGAAATTGGTCTGTAATTGCCAGGCTCAGATTTTTCACcttttttgaataatgtaattaaattactatatttcattaaatctgGGAAAGTACCTTGGTCAACacattgattaaatataaaagctaAGTCTACAGCTATgacattgattatattttgaatcaaACTAACAGACATACCCTATGTGTGAAAACTTAAATGCAGTGACATTAGTTTTAAGTAGAGATACAGCATTACTAGGActtgaatttatattagaagtaagttctagaggtatgttagtaaaataattttcaaataaatcagctatttcttttttcgaagtagtttttttattattataattaatttctggaATGCTTTCCTTAACTACtgttttactaatttatttattaataacatccCAGGTCTCTTTCATTTTGTTAGAAgccttattaattttatttttaatataattagatttagCTTGCCCACATACTTTTTtgagaatttttgaataactcCTAACATATTCTACGAAATTGGTATCGAACCTATATTGTTTTTGGgcatataaatcaaaaagtttttgtctgcttttatatatacctaatgtaccgctttcgttttttttttgtttaaaagtatCAGTAAAGACTCCAGAAATGCTGCCAATAGGCCTCTCCCATAGACTATATCTCTATATTGACCAATTGAAAGCAGCGTTCAGGCTCTTCCTAAGACATCATCATACATGTTCCTGGTTGTCATTTCCGGATGTGACAAACAAACGGGTTGTTTAAAATTCTGGCCAGATTGCTACTGAACTGCGGCTTAGAGTAAGCTCACCGCAAAAAATTAACcttccaattttgaaaattcagaACTTCAGAATAGTTATGGctggccgcctgcctgacgactgtctttgggaatgttattgttacgtATATTTCAGCTGCCAAAGCATGTGTTCCTTGATCGTCTCGTACGAGATCCACGGTCTTTATAGAGTGtgtttttaacaataacacacacTCACTCACTTTAAAGAAAGctaaagcatttttttacaaaaatgatgtttacatatgtcattttaataatgtctTTTATTGGCGttagatcttattgcattcaatgctgtgatttgtcctaatatatttatttattttatttatttcaaagtcaTGGCTGTGCTGAAACTATTGGGGTATTCCCTCATTGGGAGCTGACTCTGGGTGCACCAACTAgcatgtttattataatcatgAAGCGACgtagaaaattttacaaaaattaacatgCTTTAGATTTGATTACACACAAACAGgtgaataaaagcttgttaaaATTGGAGAGAATTGGTAGATCAATGAACTGTGATCATTATAAGTTCCgctttaattgttttattttttttgtcaatgaCTGTCGCGACTGAATGACGATCGCGTGAGAATCGGGCACAGTCGGAGAAACCATCATTATGGTAGCCTCAATCCTTCGCTGCCAGTctctttagaaaaaaatactctttTCAAACTTTATGGTTTGCTGTCATTTTGAAtgttcattcaaattttatttgaaacgaGAAAAGTTAtggtaaaatgaaatatttgtgtttactTGTTGCGCAtcgatatattataatatggaaAAAACAACAATGTTGCAATATCTTGTATTCATATGTATGTTGATTGTTGAATATTACCCGTCTGTGCTCAGTCTGGAGCCGCTCCGAACGCGAATACTTTTACCCGGTCATgtctacatatataaacattcaGACGATGTTTACAATCAGCTGATAGATTTGAAGGATTTCAAATTTCTCATAAACCCCCCACGGTGTAATCACAGCCTGCTTTTGTTAGTGATAGTCACCACAAAGTGGAATCATTATGAGAGAAGGAAGTGGATACGAGAGACGTGGACGGCGCCTTGGGAATGGACCAGGGTGTTGTTCTTCGTTGGGGAGCCTAATTCGTTCAAAGCATCTGACTTTCAGAAGATTCGAAACGAGAGCGATCTTTACGGAGATATCGTGATGGGTAACTTTGTAGATGCTTATGTTAATATGACGTATAAGCACACTATGGGTTTGAAGTGGGTCGCGCACCACTGTCCAAACGcgaaatacattttgaagcTAGATGACGACGTGGCGGTGGACCCGGAGGAGTTCAGGGAGTTCCTGGTCCAGAGACTGTCGCCGTGGGGAGCACGGAGACTGATCGCATGTAATTGTTACGCGGACGAATCTTTTAAATCGAAGTACAAACCTATTGTTATGGATTACTGCGGTACTTTTTGTCACGGTTAGTTTTACACTTTGGTATAACGTGCTAGTTGTTGCACTTCGCACCAtttagttgtcagactattGAGACACATCTATCATTTCTTGAGTCCAGTCAGATAATATAGCAAAACATATGTTAATTGTCTAATTTGTTGGTTTACGCAAGATGTGGCCAGTCATGGTGGTGGTGCAATGCGCGAATTCCTCACGCGGTACAGCAATGGTGTGCTAGTATTTACCGATGAGTGTGCGCGTCATTTGCCATATCATTAGGCCGGTAGCGAGTTCCtttccatttttataaaatatacatatttatcagGTTGGGCGATCCTGTACTCCCAAGATGCCGTGCATGAGCTCCTCAGAGTTGTCCAAAGAATGCCTTACCATTGGATCGACGACATCCACATTACCAAAACATGCGCAGACGTGCTCGAAATACCCAGAATACCACTCTGTCAGTTGGAGAGGCGTTGGAGACAGCTGTTCAAAACcaacacattatatttttacgagAAATGGCTCCGTAATCACAATGAAGCCTGGCTGTTCCGTCTTTTGCATTGATGTGGTCCGAACCACCCAGTGGTAAGACAATGTACTGGTTTGGTAGCTATTCGGTCTTCACGATTAGCCCTTACGTACGTGGgagagatattttttaaaggaaattaggaaaataatattatttaatgccaggcattttatttattgttgtttaattCCTGGACACCAACGCTTTATGGCGGCAGAAGAAACAGGAAGGACGCTCAAGCGAttgttaattacaaaaatagtattttaaataagaaaacaatagATTAATAGctaaaaaaattagaatttagtttatttcaaaatatatttaagtttatttttattttaagactgtgcaagtattatttttatttatctttaaagtATGTaggtgttttattattttaatattacgaatatgtaaattatgtcGTTTTAAAAAGTTGCTTTGAGGCTTTCCGTTTTTGACTTGACCTTTTGCcatcatcacatttttatcaacatatttcatttcttaGCAACAGATTATGCCAAACTCTTGATTCAGATATCAAAAACTTAAACTTACACGCATATTAGTATCAAAACCAAATAGAGTACCTTGACATAAAAtcgtgaaattttgcaaaaaaaatacaaatagaaaaatattcaaaaattgctaatttatagttacattgtaaaaataaatggagaattttatgaaaaaagcCGTGTGCAATAGTAAGTTGTTAGTTTAAGTTTGTTATCTATTCTAAGTAGTTATCTCTATAAGTTGGTACGGAACCATCAGCGGACTCGACCGATTCTTACTTGACCGTTTTTTTaagtgttattaatattatgccCTCCTATGATTTCTTCTATTAACGAAAatatacgtttttattttgagatgATGCTGTTTTTTACTCACTCCCCAAGGGAAGGaatgatttcataaatttgCCCAGGCATTGGAGTGTGTAGAAGTAACAAATTGAAGcaaaaactttcgcctttataataatagtggcattagaaaaaaaattgataaaaaattcttgaaaaaaaaaaacaaaaaatggttTCCAAAATGCACTTATGAGACATCGGCTATTTCCCAGAAAATATTTGGGACGTCTAAACAGGAAACTGGGAAAATAAGGCTCGGGAAAATTCCCCTCACGACCTCGCCATTTTAAGTGGCCGTTATTATCGTATTTTTCTTGCTCGCGAGTGTACCACGGACTTTTATCCCGAGGTATAAGTTTAAGTGCTATACTGATCAGGCCTTTCGGATTAGGATctttcaattatatattgaaaGAAGATCTGAACCTCAAAAGCTATGAAAAGTAATGATCACAGCAAAGTAATGATCACAGCTGTTAGTGGCAATCTATATAGttggattttttatatatttttttcatttatttgattttatacgtatatgttaatgcgataaatgtatatatgatcatttttatcacataatatttataaaacgtaaGGAAAACTATAGAGACTGTTGCCCAgtgatgatattatattatgaaaaaaaaacattttgtgatTTCACAAGGGAATTAAATCAGACCTGTACCTGATCCATGAAATACAAGTAGAAGATTAAATGGTACAAATTCGAAAAccgtaaatatgtatttaggtacagacaatataattaacaaatgaCAGCGATTCGAGGGAACCCTCAGTGAGTGCCTAAACTACTCACACTTGACAATTACACGTGATCATTACTGTAACAATGACTCTATATTTGAAGGTTAACAACTCGTactttcaataattaaaatatatatgaaaacaaaataaatgcgtGAACTGtaaaattcttcttcttcggtcatcacttaaataaattttgttcttttcttaaaaaaaaaaagaggtTGTTAATTTTCcccatttatatattataaacattacattatcTGTGACTTTCCCCCTGAACTCATAATTTGATGACATCACGCGGTCGGGAAATcctaaaaaatctataaaagcTAGTCGAAACCAAAGTAaaagcattaaaataaattctccGGCAAAAAAGTCGATAGCTGCAGATGACAATAACG
This window encodes:
- the LOC128680150 gene encoding beta-1,3-galactosyltransferase 5-like, whose amino-acid sequence is MEKTTMLQYLVFICMLIVEYYPSVLSLEPLRTRILLPGHVYIYKHSDDVYNQLIDLKDFKFLINPPRCNHSLLLLVIVTTKWNHYERRKWIRETWTAPWEWTRVLFFVGEPNSFKASDFQKIRNESDLYGDIVMGNFVDAYVNMTYKHTMGLKWVAHHCPNAKYILKLDDDVAVDPEEFREFLVQRLSPWGARRLIACNCYADESFKSKYKPIVMDYCGTFCHGWAILYSQDAVHELLRVVQRMPYHWIDDIHITKTCADVLEIPRIPLCQLERRWRQLFKTNTLYFYEKWLRNHNEAWLFRLLH